The stretch of DNA GCGGCGCCGGGCAGCGCCCCGATTTCGGCGGCCCAGGCGACGTTCGAGGCGGGGACCGAGTTCCTGGCGGCGCGCCTCTACCCTCGCGCCGCCGATCTGTTCTCGAGCCTGGCGCAGCCGGCGGCCGGCGACGCAGGCAGCGAGTCTCCGGATCGGGTCCCGGCCGAGCTGCGTGCCGCCGCGCTGTTCAACCTGGGGGTGGCGCGCGCCGCCCTGCGCCTCGACGAGCAGGCGATCGAAGCGTTCTCGTCCTACGTGTCGGGCGCGACCGGGGACGCGCGCGGCTTCCTGTATCTGGGGAACGCCTGCCTCCGCCTGGGCCGCAAGGATGCGGCCCGCGCCGCCTACCAGTCGTTCCTGGAGCGTGCCAGGCCCGGGCCGGAGATCGCCCAGGTCCGGCGGATTCTCGAGAGCCTGGGCCGGCCTTCGCCGGGTTCGGGCGCGGGAAGCGTGCCGTGAGGCGGCGCGGATCGGTCCTCGTCCCGGTGGTCCTCGTCTGTGTCCTCCTTCTGAAGGGGCCGGGCGCGCGCGGGCAGGAGCCCGCCCCGGCCCCCGCTCCGGCCCCCCCGACCGCCGCCGAGCCGCAGGCGCCCGCGCCCGCGCCGGAAGGAGCGACGCCCAAGCCACCGCAGGTGCGCACGCGCAAGGGGTTCGCCATCCGGATCACCAACCCACTGAACAACGATTTCCGCTTCGGGCGCTCGGAGATCGATGCCGAGGTCGCATCGGCCGATCCGGCCCTGATCGAGAAGGTCGAGTTCTTCGTCGACGACCGGCTGGTCTTCATCGACACCGAGCCGCCGTACAAGTGCTTCTTCGACTTCGGCTCCGATCCGCGCTCGTGGGTGATCCGGGCCGTCGGGTACCACCGCGAGGGGGTCACGGTCTCGGACACGGTCATTCTGAAGAAGGTCGTCCTCAACTACACGGTCGAGGTGAACCGGGTCATCCTGTTCGCCAGCGCCCACGAGAAGGGGGGCGATCACCGCCCCGCCGTCAATCTGAAGAAGGAGGACCTCGTCCTCGAAGAGGACGGCGTGCGCCAGAAGATCATCGACTTCTACATCGAGAAGCGTCCGATGACCCTGGCCGTCATCCTCGACAGCAGCGGGAGCATGCAGGCGGCGATGGACAAGGTGCACGTCGCCGCGGGCCGGTTCGTCGACAACCTGGGGATCGAGGACCGGGCCCTGGTGATCGACTTCGACGAAAAGGTCTATTTGTTGCAGGACCTGACGAACGACAAGGACCTGCTGCGCAGGGCGATCACCAGCACCAACGCCCTCGGCGGCACGGCGCTCTACGACGCCCTGTACGCCTCGTTCCGCAGGCTCCGCGGCATCGAGGGGCGCAAGGCGATCATCCTCCTGACCGACGGCGACGACACGTCGAGCAAGTTCTCCTTCAA from Candidatus Polarisedimenticolia bacterium encodes:
- a CDS encoding VWA domain-containing protein — its product is MRRRGSVLVPVVLVCVLLLKGPGARGQEPAPAPAPAPPTAAEPQAPAPAPEGATPKPPQVRTRKGFAIRITNPLNNDFRFGRSEIDAEVASADPALIEKVEFFVDDRLVFIDTEPPYKCFFDFGSDPRSWVIRAVGYHREGVTVSDTVILKKVVLNYTVEVNRVILFASAHEKGGDHRPAVNLKKEDLVLEEDGVRQKIIDFYIEKRPMTLAVILDSSGSMQAAMDKVHVAAGRFVDNLGIEDRALVIDFDEKVYLLQDLTNDKDLLRRAITSTNALGGTALYDALYASFRRLRGIEGRKAIILLTDGDDTSSKFSFKRILDEAKVSDMIIYPVGMGTTFLDVDLRRILKTLSEETGGRAYFPSKVEELQDVYQEIADELKSQYYLTYEPANTVWDGRWRKIKLDGASGRDLDVRTRSGYYAVKKSVK